One window of Leifsonia sp. AK011 genomic DNA carries:
- the glgP gene encoding alpha-glucan family phosphorylase: MKAIRRFTVRTVLPERLALLEELATNLRRSWHQPTRQLFKSMDPQLWEETSHDPVALLGAIRPERLAELADDEAFVQAATELRDELHNYLREPRWYQSLDDAPATIAYFSPEFGIAAALPQYSGGLGILAGDHLKAASDLGVPIIGVGLFYRAGYFRQAISRDGWQLESYPVLDPDGLPLSVLRHPDGSAAQVVLALPDGGALYARIWQVSVGRIQLLLLDTDIPENGEALRGVTDRLYGGGGEHRLLQELLLGVGGVRAIKEYTELTGTPFPGVFHTNEGHAGFLGLERISDLIGQGLSFTEALQVVRAGTVFTTHTPVPAGIDRFEVSLIEKYARTDLLPGVAAEDVLALGTENYEGGDPTKFNMAVMGLRLAQRANGVSKLHGEVSRGMFGVLWPEFDAEDVPITSVTNGVHAPTWTDPLLGALAAEKFGSSDTTTADWMSNVVSDADIWAVRGRMRDQLVRDARRRVRLAWQEQNPGVGDPTWFSELLDPEVLTIGFARRVPTYKRLTLMLHDPERLRALLLHPERPIQLVIAGKSHPADDEGKRLIQKLVEFAAEPEVRKRIVFLPNYDIGMAKVLYPGTDVWLNNPLRPLEACGTSGMKAALNGSLNLSILDGWWAEYYDEDNGWAIPSADSAGDGEERDKLEAESLYDLIEHQVAPRFYDRDADGIPTRWVESIRHTLATLSPSLSADRMVKEYVERLYIPAARAEREIVVKGFQPARDLAAWKARVTDAWPGVHVAHVESGGVDSVPQVGDELHLRATVELAGLSPDDVLVEVIYGRAQASDKLISVRREPLLPVTEGAGAPVFAGTVPLERAGSFGYTVRVVPKNPLLASDAELGLVAVAG; encoded by the coding sequence GTGAAGGCCATCAGAAGGTTTACCGTCCGAACCGTCCTCCCTGAGCGTCTGGCACTGCTCGAGGAACTCGCCACCAACCTGCGTCGCTCATGGCACCAGCCCACCCGCCAGCTGTTCAAATCCATGGATCCGCAGCTGTGGGAGGAGACATCGCACGACCCGGTCGCGCTGCTCGGTGCCATCCGGCCGGAGCGTCTCGCGGAACTCGCCGACGACGAGGCGTTCGTCCAGGCCGCGACAGAACTGCGTGACGAACTCCACAACTACCTGCGTGAACCGCGGTGGTACCAGTCGCTGGATGACGCGCCAGCCACGATCGCGTACTTCTCTCCCGAGTTCGGCATCGCCGCCGCACTGCCGCAGTACTCCGGCGGACTCGGAATCCTCGCCGGCGACCACCTCAAGGCCGCGAGCGACCTCGGCGTGCCGATCATTGGCGTCGGGCTCTTCTACCGTGCCGGCTACTTCCGCCAGGCGATCTCGCGCGACGGGTGGCAGCTCGAGTCATACCCCGTGCTCGACCCAGACGGCCTGCCGCTCAGTGTCCTGCGGCATCCCGACGGCAGCGCAGCCCAGGTGGTGCTCGCACTGCCCGACGGTGGGGCGCTGTACGCCCGCATCTGGCAGGTCTCGGTGGGGCGCATCCAATTGCTGCTGCTCGACACCGATATCCCCGAGAACGGGGAGGCCCTGCGCGGGGTGACCGATCGCCTCTACGGCGGTGGTGGCGAGCACCGCCTCCTCCAGGAGCTGCTGCTCGGCGTCGGCGGCGTGCGCGCCATCAAGGAGTACACCGAGCTGACCGGCACTCCCTTCCCGGGGGTGTTCCACACCAACGAGGGCCACGCAGGCTTCCTCGGGCTCGAGCGCATCTCCGACCTCATCGGCCAGGGGCTCTCGTTCACCGAGGCGCTCCAGGTTGTTCGTGCCGGCACGGTGTTCACGACCCACACACCGGTCCCTGCCGGGATTGACCGGTTCGAGGTCTCCCTCATCGAGAAGTACGCGCGCACCGACCTCCTGCCCGGCGTCGCCGCGGAGGATGTGCTCGCGCTCGGCACCGAGAACTACGAGGGCGGCGACCCGACCAAGTTCAACATGGCGGTCATGGGCCTGCGCCTGGCGCAGCGCGCCAACGGCGTTTCGAAGCTCCACGGCGAGGTCTCGCGCGGAATGTTCGGGGTGCTGTGGCCGGAGTTCGACGCCGAGGACGTGCCGATCACGTCGGTGACCAACGGGGTGCACGCGCCCACCTGGACCGACCCGCTCCTCGGAGCGCTCGCCGCCGAGAAGTTCGGCAGCTCCGACACGACGACCGCCGACTGGATGTCGAACGTTGTCAGCGACGCCGACATCTGGGCGGTGCGGGGGCGTATGCGCGACCAGCTGGTGCGGGATGCCCGCCGCCGCGTGCGGCTCGCGTGGCAGGAGCAGAACCCCGGTGTGGGAGACCCGACCTGGTTCAGCGAACTGCTCGACCCCGAGGTGCTGACGATCGGCTTCGCCCGACGCGTGCCCACCTACAAGCGCCTGACGCTCATGCTGCACGACCCGGAACGCCTGCGCGCACTGCTGCTGCACCCCGAGCGGCCCATCCAGCTCGTGATCGCTGGCAAGTCGCATCCGGCTGATGACGAGGGCAAACGCCTCATCCAGAAGCTCGTCGAGTTCGCGGCCGAGCCGGAGGTGCGCAAGCGCATCGTCTTCCTGCCGAACTACGACATCGGCATGGCGAAGGTGCTCTACCCGGGAACGGATGTGTGGCTCAACAACCCGCTGCGTCCGCTCGAGGCCTGCGGCACCTCCGGCATGAAGGCCGCCCTCAACGGCTCGCTCAACCTGTCGATCCTCGACGGCTGGTGGGCCGAGTACTACGACGAGGACAACGGCTGGGCAATCCCGTCGGCGGACTCGGCGGGCGATGGCGAGGAGCGCGACAAGCTCGAGGCCGAGTCGCTCTACGACCTCATCGAGCACCAGGTGGCACCGCGGTTCTACGACCGGGACGCGGACGGCATCCCGACCCGGTGGGTGGAGTCGATCCGCCACACGCTCGCGACCCTGTCGCCGTCGCTGTCCGCCGACCGCATGGTGAAGGAGTACGTCGAGCGCCTCTACATCCCGGCGGCGCGCGCCGAGCGCGAGATCGTCGTCAAGGGCTTCCAGCCCGCGCGCGACCTCGCAGCGTGGAAGGCCCGCGTGACGGACGCCTGGCCCGGGGTGCACGTCGCCCACGTCGAGTCCGGGGGAGTGGACTCCGTGCCGCAGGTCGGCGACGAGCTGCACCTGCGGGCCACGGTGGAGCTCGCGGGCCTCTCGCCGGACGATGTGCTCGTCGAGGTCATCTACGGTCGCGCCCAGGCGAGCGACAAGCTCATCTCGGTGCGGCGTGAGCCGCTTCTGCCGGTCACTGAGGGTGCCGGTGCTCCCGTGTTCGCGGGCACCGTGCCGCTCGAGCGAGCCGGCAGCTTCGGCTACACGGTGCGCGTCGTTCCCAAGAACCCGCTGCTCGCGTCCGACGCAGAGCTCGGGCTGGTGGCCGTCGCGGGGTAG
- the ybaK gene encoding Cys-tRNA(Pro) deacylase, producing the protein MAAGTPATVALTAAGIPFTAHAYEHDPANTNFGLEAAAALELDPEQVFKTLLADVDGKLVVGIVPVTGKLDLKALAAAVGGKRAEMADPKLAERRTGYVVGGISPIGQKTVHPTVLDETAELYDTIFVSGGSRGLDLELAPADLVRITDATIAPIAKP; encoded by the coding sequence ATGGCCGCAGGTACCCCAGCCACCGTTGCGCTCACGGCAGCGGGCATCCCGTTCACCGCACACGCCTACGAGCACGATCCGGCGAACACGAACTTTGGACTCGAGGCCGCCGCGGCCCTGGAGCTCGACCCCGAGCAGGTGTTCAAGACGCTTCTTGCGGATGTCGACGGCAAGCTGGTCGTCGGAATCGTGCCCGTGACGGGCAAGCTCGACCTCAAGGCGCTGGCTGCGGCCGTCGGCGGCAAGCGGGCCGAGATGGCCGACCCGAAGCTGGCGGAGCGCCGCACCGGATACGTCGTGGGCGGCATCAGTCCGATCGGCCAGAAGACGGTGCATCCGACCGTGCTGGACGAGACCGCCGAACTCTACGACACGATCTTCGTGAGCGGCGGCAGTCGAGGCCTCGACCTCGAGCTGGCGCCCGCCGATCTCGTGCGCATCACGGATGCCACGATCGCCCCCATCGCGAAGCCCTAG